CGGAACGTCCTTGGGGGCGGCAGGTTTTGTTGTCGCCCCTGATCCTTGCGGACTCTGACGGCCTTCGTAGCGCTTGGCGTGTCCCCCCGGCTCCCACCTCAGGTCCCAAGAGCCGTCTTGACCCGGTCACCCGAGGGGCGGTGCATCTTCGACGGCGCCGCGACCACGCACCTGGTCCCCTACCGGTCAGGAACCGGGCCAGCCCGTAGCCCGTCGGGCCAGCCTCGTAGACCGCCGCCACCGGGGCCCGGGAAGGCCTGCAGCCAGGCCAGGACCGTCTCGTTGCCCGGCACCAGCCGGGCCTTGCTCAGCTCGCCGTCCTGTCGTCCAAACCGCACGCCACCACCGAGCGTGCACATCAAGGCCGACGAACGTACGCTCAATCTCCACCGGAACCTCCCGCAATTATTGGCTCTACCACCGGACTCAACCCGGGACGGCAACCCACGACAACTTGCGAGTAAGGTCCCGGCCCAAGAACCGGGCACCTCCATACTGTCTAGAAACGAGTCGTCAGAGCCTGCCAGTCTTGTTCGCCACGAGAACGCCTGCGGGAATAACACATCCCAACGTCAAAAGAATAATTCCTACAGTAAGGTTCTCAGAACGACCGTCCGACCTAGAGGCCACGATAGCTCCCGTCGCGGCGACAAGTAGTGATAGGAGACCCAGCAGAACTATTCTATAAGGTGAAACCCTGCTAGGCCTACTTTTGCTGGAGGCGCCCCATGTTGTAATCGAGAAAATCAAAATGAAGATTCCCAAAAGTGACGCCCAGCTCGACCCATGAACCAAACCAACTAGGGCTCCGGCGGCTCCAAGAAACCCGCTAATAATGAGAAAGATTTTACCGGCACCCACTCTTGAACCTCCTAGAAGCAATTCGTCAATTCCGCATAACTGGTTCCTAAGGCCGTGACCCCTGCGCCTATCACAAGCAGAGAGCCCCCGAAAGTCTCAGGTGAGGCAAGCACGGCCCCTGCAAAAAGAAACGCAGCACCAACGAAATAAAACGTGGTCTCTATACAGTCTTCGCCGGTTGGGTCAATTGCGTTGACGGGATTGTTGGCCGTGTATGCGTAGGGGTTGGCATTAGAGGGTTTGGCTAGCCGGGTAATGGGGTCGATGGATGTCCATCTGCCGGTGGTGGTGTCGTGGTAGCGGGCGCCGTGGTGGACCCAGCTGGTGGAGGGGTCGACGGTGCCGAAGGTGTACCCGTAGGGGTTGGTGTTGATGGCGGTGGTGGCGGTGGTGCCGGCGATGTTGGTGGTGGCGGTGGTGGCTCCGTAGGGGTCGTAGGTGTAGGTCGCGAGCAGGGTACCGCCGGAGTCTTGGGAGAGTAGGGCGACGACGGAGCCGTGGCCGTCGGTGGCGTAGAAGTCGTCCTGTCCGGTGGCCAGGTGCATCTCTTGTGCGGTGCCGGTGGTGGGGTCGTTGGTCAGGTAGGCGGTGGCGCCGTTCTTGGTCACCGACGACAGCACGGGCACCCCTTGGGGGGAGGTGAGCCCGTAGGAGTAGTCCCAGGTGGTCCCCATCGGTGGTGAGACCTCGTGGGTCAGCTCGGACTGTCCGGTCCCGGCGTAGGCGTAGGTCGTGCCGGAGCCGCGGGTGTCCAGCTGACCAGCCTTGTTGTACGTCAGGGACCCGGCGGACGGGTCGGAGGTCAGGTTCCCCGCGGCGTCGTAGCCGTACCCCGTGGTGGTGAGCTGGTTCGAGGCGGTGTTCACCGTCAGGGTTTGGGTGGTGGTCCCGTCGACCTTGACGCTGGTGCGGTTGCCGTTGACGTCGTACCCGTACTGGTAGTGGTGGCCGCCCATGTCGGGGGCGGCGTCGATCAGCCGGTTCCCCGCGTCGTAGGTGTAGACCGTCCGCTCGAGGGTGCGGTTGTCGAACGTGTACTGCACCAGGCCCGTGTCGCTGGCGGACGGTGCGGACGTGGCCTGGTTGGGGCAGCCCACCCCGGGAACGTACTTGGCGTAGCAGTAGCCGGTGTCGAACACCCGCGCCGTGGTGGCGTCGCTGGAGTTCTTCGAGGTCCACGTCTTGGCGACCCGCCCGGTCCGGTCGTAGTCGGTGTGCGCGTGCGCGGTGAACGCGGTCGGCCGGTAGGGCGCGCTCGAGGCGGGCGGGCCCGCCCGCCAGTACGTGTCGGTCCGTTTCCCGACCCCGTCGTAGAAGTAGTAGCTGGGCAGGCTGCTGGGGCCGGTGTACGAGGCCAGCTGGTTCGCGTCGTCGTAGGTGTAGGTGGTGGTGCCGAACCCGTTCGTGGCGGAGGTCAGGTTCCCGTTGGCGTCGAAGCCGTACCCCACAACGACCCCGGCGCCGTCGGTGCGCGCGGTCAGCCGGTTCAGCCCGTCATAGCCGGTGGTGGTGGTCCCGGTGCCATCGACCCGCTTGCTCAGGTTCCCCGCAGTGTCGTAGGTGTAGGCGACCGTGGTCACCCCCGCGAGGCCGGACCCACCACCGGAGTAGGCGACCGAGGTCACCCGGTCCAGGTCGTCGTAGCTGTATGTGGTGACCGCGCCGCGACCGTCGGTGACGGTGGCCAGCCGGCCGTACCCGTCATAGGTCAGCCCGGTCGCGCCCAGGCCCGACCCGGACGGGGGCGTGATCCCCGTGACCTGGTGGCTGGGGGCGTCCTCGGTGTAGGTGGTGACCTTCCCCGCCGGCGACGTCGACGACTTCAGCGTGCCGTCACCGTTGTACGTGACCGACGCGGTCGCCGCCAACGCGGTGTTCCCGCCCGACAGGGAGTTCCCGAAGCCGTCGTACATCAGGGTCGAGGCGTTGCTCTGAGCGTCGGTGCCTCCGGAGGGCAGGTACTGGCTGGCGCCGGTCCCGCCGTACGACAGCGACGACGAGCCGCCGGTGGCGCTTCCGACGGAGGTCAGGGACTCCCCCGAGTTCACGCTCGAGGTGTGCCCGAAGGTGGTCGTGTTCTGGGTCCCGGTGACCGCGCTGCTGGAGGAGGTGGCCACGTCCCCGAACGAGGTGTACGTGGCCGACCGGGACCGGCCGAGGGCGTCGGTGACACTGGCCACCCGCTCCGTCGCGTCGAGGGTGTACGTGGTGTGCGGGACCGACGAGACGGCCCCGGCACCGTTGGTGGTCGGGTCCGCGACCAGGGTCTGGGTGGACGAGGGGTAGGTGAACCGGGTCTTCGCGTTCGCCCCGCCAGCGTTGGTCCGCAGCACCGACATCACGCGGTGGCTGCCGTCGTAGGTGAGGGTGGTGGACTGCCCACCGGGGTTGGTGATCGAGGTCAGGTCGTCCCCGCCCGCGGCCGGGGTGTACCCGAACGTGGTCGACCGGCCGCCGGTGTCCGTGATGCCGGTCAGGTTCCCACTGGTGTAGGAGTACGTCACCGCCCGTGACCCCGACGTGTCGTTGTCCTGGGTGATTGTCTTCAGCCGGCCGTTCGCGTCGTAGGTGAACTTCGCCTTCCGCGACGAGCTCCCACTGGCCGGCCCGGACCGGGTCGAGGTGATCGTGGCCAGCTGGCCTGCGGTCCACGTGAACGTCGTGGCCTGGCTGTTGCGGTCGGTGATCGTGAGCAGCCGCCCACTGCTGGCGAACGCCAACGTCTCGTTGCTGGTGTGGTCGCGGACGCTGAACCCGGTGCTGGCCGTGCCGAGCAGGGTCGCCTTGAGGCCTACCGGGGCGGTGTACCCGCCCCCGGCCTTGGGGGTGAACGTGCCCTGGAACCCGTCGGGGCCGTAGTACGCCACCGACCCGTCCGTGTTGGCGTTGATGAACGTGCTGTACCCGACCCGGTCGGTCCACTCCCCCGCCACCCCGGC
This DNA window, taken from Dermatophilaceae bacterium Soc4.6, encodes the following:
- a CDS encoding RHS repeat-associated core domain-containing protein, translating into MAVTVAAAVGMTVVQSVPAFAADTSTYLVGLRANATRVDFPVGDRIDATVDVGTGNLSVLTSDLKLPGIAHDLQLGLAFNSLLVGASGSPAGVAGEWTDRVGYSTFINANTDGSVAYYGPDGFQGTFTPKAGGGYTAPVGLKATLLGTASTGFSVRDHTSNETLAFASSGRLLTITDRNSQATTFTWTAGQLATITSTRSGPASGSSSRKAKFTYDANGRLKTITQDNDTSGSRAVTYSYTSGNLTGITDTGGRSTTFGYTPAAGGDDLTSITNPGGQSTTLTYDGSHRVMSVLRTNAGGANAKTRFTYPSSTQTLVADPTTNGAGAVSSVPHTTYTLDATERVASVTDALGRSRSATYTSFGDVATSSSSAVTGTQNTTTFGHTSSVNSGESLTSVGSATGGSSSLSYGGTGASQYLPSGGTDAQSNASTLMYDGFGNSLSGGNTALAATASVTYNGDGTLKSSTSPAGKVTTYTEDAPSHQVTGITPPSGSGLGATGLTYDGYGRLATVTDGRGAVTTYSYDDLDRVTSVAYSGGGSGLAGVTTVAYTYDTAGNLSKRVDGTGTTTTGYDGLNRLTARTDGAGVVVGYGFDANGNLTSATNGFGTTTYTYDDANQLASYTGPSSLPSYYFYDGVGKRTDTYWRAGPPASSAPYRPTAFTAHAHTDYDRTGRVAKTWTSKNSSDATTARVFDTGYCYAKYVPGVGCPNQATSAPSASDTGLVQYTFDNRTLERTVYTYDAGNRLIDAAPDMGGHHYQYGYDVNGNRTSVKVDGTTTQTLTVNTASNQLTTTGYGYDAAGNLTSDPSAGSLTYNKAGQLDTRGSGTTYAYAGTGQSELTHEVSPPMGTTWDYSYGLTSPQGVPVLSSVTKNGATAYLTNDPTTGTAQEMHLATGQDDFYATDGHGSVVALLSQDSGGTLLATYTYDPYGATTATTNIAGTTATTAINTNPYGYTFGTVDPSTSWVHHGARYHDTTTGRWTSIDPITRLAKPSNANPYAYTANNPVNAIDPTGEDCIETTFYFVGAAFLFAGAVLASPETFGGSLLVIGAGVTALGTSYAELTNCF